From the Huiozyma naganishii CBS 8797 chromosome 2, complete genome genome, one window contains:
- the CUE5 gene encoding ubiquitin-binding protein CUE5 (similar to Saccharomyces cerevisiae DON1 (YDR273W) and CUE5 (YOR042W); ancestral locus Anc_5.638) translates to MSESVKSKEAVPEDKPDEPVETIPLEATEPQASKEEAGTKGAPAIQLLDPEPSVVAKEELKAAPKSGNVKTGGSGGVDGEEDGPPLPVRKADNRAPNAVATMRETGENPILVELREAFPNIEEQYVKAVIIASEGALDPAFNALLFLSDPESGKDVELPSRPIRRGDPPLPPKNTKQLEQDELLARQLNEQYNRGQGERPPRGGHRSGPRIRREDFADDAAYEARLRDRERRRHHQMSEREYREVYGDGDEDSWSHFVEKDIPEVAAAANRSLQNTATRVGSWFSGVTKSWMGEEEGGNYGRNNAGAEQLAYDNQQIREQQEALKYYEARKQEQNLPQAPERRRFNSFGARAGEDTLESHGISLNTGELSDDEDIPPQLPSRERTHSHTGDDDDETNESKVVPETTYIDTPETSKGKKQWQPLASEATTTPTKVNATSAPGTTKGKTEAKTKTGIELDDQDDEFNINTEDEL, encoded by the coding sequence ATGTCTGAATCGGTTAAATCAAAGGAAGCTGTGCCAGAGGACAAGCCTGATGAGCCCGTGGAAACAATCCCATTGGAGGCAACCGAACCGCAAGCGAGTAAAGAAGAGGCCGGCACAAAGGGAGCTCCAGCTATTCAATTGCTGGACCCAGAGCCTAGTGTAGTGGCCAAAGAGGAGTTGAAGGCTGCACCCAAGAGTGGCAATGTTAAAACTGGAGGCAGTGGTGGTGTTGACGGGGAGGAGGACGGTCCACCTTTGCCCGTGAGAAAGGCAGACAATCGTGCCCCTAATGCAGTGGCCACTATGAGGGAGACAGGGGAGAACCCGATCCTGGTGGAATTGAGGGAGGCATTCCCCAATATTGAGGAGCAGTACGTTAAGGCGGTGATCATTGCCTCAGAGGGGGCACTGGACCCGGCGTTTAACGCGCTGCTGTTTTTGTCAGACCCTGAGTCCGGGAAGGACGTCGAGTTGCCTAGCCGGCCGATCCGTAGGGGTGACCCACCGTTGCCGCCGAAGAATACGAAACAGCTCGAGCAAGATGAATTGTTGGCGCGGCAATTGAACGAACAGTATAACAGGGGCCAGGGGGAACGGCCCCCTCGTGGGGGCCATCGTTCAGGACCCCGGATTCGGAGAGAGGATTTCGCGGACGATGCAGCGTACGAGGCACGTCTACGGGACAGGGAGAGAAGGAGACATCACCAGATGAGCGAGAGAGAGTACAGGGAAGTTTACGGGGATGGGGACGAGGACAGCTGGTCGCATTTTGTGGAGAAGGATATCCCCGAggtcgctgctgctgcgaaTCGTTCCCTACAGAACACTGCTACGAGAGTTGGGTCCTGGTTCAGTGGTGTGACGAAATCCTGGATGGGTGAGGAAGAAGGTGGCAACTACGGGCGGAACAACGCAGGTGCTGAGCAATTGGCATATGACAATCAACAGATCCGGGAGCAACAGGAGGCATTGAAGTACTACGAGGCTCGCAAGCAGGAACAGAACTTACCGCAGGCACCCGAGAGACGTAGGTTTAATTCGTTTGGTGCCCGTGCTGGAGAGGATACCCTGGAGAGTCACGGCATCTCTTTGAATACCGGCGAATTAtccgacgacgaggacatCCCACCGCAATTGCCCTCCAGGGAGAGGACCCACTCGCACACtggtgacgacgacgacgaaaCCAACGAGAGTAAAGTTGTCCCCGAGACGACGTACATCGACACACCGGAGACGAGCaaggggaagaaacagTGGCAGCCGCTTGCCTCTGAGGCGACTACGACACCTACAAAAGTAAACGCGACGAGTGCACCTGGCACCACTAAGGGCAAGACGGAggcgaagacgaagacCGGTATTGAACTTGACGACCAAGATGACGagttcaacatcaacactGAGGATGAGCTTTAG
- the PEP12 gene encoding SNAP receptor PEP12 (similar to Saccharomyces cerevisiae PEP12 (YOR036W); ancestral locus Anc_5.630) — MSDYSYEEAEDEYLQRPRFSDSPEYKELRDNIVEQLFEINGQIGTLQQFNSTLNSFLDNGNIKAKIVDKIDKKSVENIKKVRTLIEKVNDLVVKVDNIEETSLDKTQIISREKLNRDVKNSLQQFQNTQLEYTKVMKLINEKAQAKLDETQAAFRQEVENDTQSLDAQQYNNVENTFSQMVIEMDPINNEEFVYQQNLIRERELEISNIEQGIVDLNELFHDLGNVVQQQGSMVDNIEANIFTAASHTKNASQELQKALRYQRNSSKWCVYLLIVLLIFLILMILITLI, encoded by the coding sequence ATGTCAGATTACAGTTACGAGGAAGCCGAGGATGAGTATCTTCAAAGACCAAGGTTTTCTGACTCTCCAGAATATAAGGAACTGAGAGACAACATAGTCGAGCAACTATTTGAAATTAACGGGCAAATAGGAACTCTACAACAATTCAACTCTACTCTCAATAGCTTTCTGGACAATGGGAACATCAAGGCGAAGATTGTTGATAAAATCGATAAAAAATCTGTAGAGAACATCAAGAAAGTAAGAACTCTGATTGAAAAGGTTAACGATCTAGTTGTAAAAGTCGACAACATCGAAGAAACGAGCCTGGACAAGACACAGATAATATCGAgagagaaactgaacagaGATGTCAAAAATTCTTTGCAACAATTCCAGAATACTCAGCTTGAATACACAAAAGTCATGAAGTTGATTAATGAAAAGGCACAGGCTAAGCTGGATGAAACCCAAGCGGCATTTAGACAAGAGGTAGAAAATGATACACAGAGCCTGGATGCCCAACAGTATAATAATGTGGAGAATACATTCAGCCAAATGGTTATTGAAATGGATCCAATTAACAATGAAGAATTCGTCTATCAGCAAAACTTGATACGAGAGAGAGAACTCGAAATTAGCAACATAGAGCAAGGTATAGTGGACTTGAATGAGCTATTTCATGATTTAGGCAACGTGGTACAGCAGCAGGGGTCTATGGTAGACAATATCGAAGCAAATATATTTACGGCAGCAAGTCACACCAAGAACGCCTCTCAAGAGCTACAAAAGGCGTTAAGATATCAAAGGAACTCCAGTAAATGGTGTGTTTATCTTTTGATAGTGCTATTGATATTCCTTATCTTGATGATTCTGATTACACTAATATGA
- the GLO4 gene encoding hydroxyacylglutathione hydrolase GLO4 (similar to Saccharomyces cerevisiae GLO2 (YDR272W) and GLO4 (YOR040W); ancestral locus Anc_5.637), translating into MLRSFVRKMHVKPIKMRWGTGDNYSYLLTSQDRTHSWIIDPAEAAEVLPELDSFEKKSIAVIANTHHHYDHSDGNLPMLTELKKSGNDHNIKVVGGSKLSPGVTDIPEHLHKYQLGDIEILCIRTPCHTQDSVCYFARDTTTNEQCVFTGDTLFTAGCGRFFEGNGKEMDAALNDRLLQCIGEPYWGTTKVYPGHEYTASNVKFVRKAIYNSPGQNSALDRLERFCKTHAVTTGEFTLHDEVQFNPFMRLDDPAVREAVGDPTGTLSGAEVMTKLRQMKNSM; encoded by the coding sequence ATGCTAAGAAGCTTCGTACGAAAGATGCATGTTAAACCAATTAAAATGAGATGGGGTACAGGTGACAACTACAGTTACCTACTGACCAGCCAGGACCGGACGCACTCCTGGATCATAGACCCAGCGGAGGCAGCTGAAGTGTTGCCAGAATTGGATTCgtttgagaagaagagcatCGCTGTGATCGCTAACACACACCACCATTACGACCACTCGGATGGTAATCTGCCCATGCTTACTGAACTTAAGAAGAGTGGGAACGACCACAACATTAAAGTCGTCGGCGGGTCGAAATTGTCCCCTGGTGTCACTGACATCCCAGAACATTTGCATAAATACCAATTAGGGGACATCGAGATACTGTGTATTAGAACACCGTGCCACACACAGGACTCCGTGTGCTATTTTGCGAGAGATACCACCACGAACGAACAGTGCGTCTTTACGGGGGACACGTTGTTTACAGCTGGTTGCGGTAGGTTCTTTGAGGGGAACGGAAAGGAAATGGATGCCGCTTTAAACGACCGGTTGTTGCAGTGCATTGGGGAGCCCTACTGGGGGACAACCAAAGTTTACCCAGGACACGAGTACACCGCGAGCAACGTCAAGTTTGTTCGCAAAGCTATCTACAATTCACCAGGACAGAACAGCGCGTTGGACAGGCTGGAAAGGTTCTGCAAAACGCATGCAGTAACTACTGGTGAGTTTACCTTGCACGATGAGGTCCAGTTTAACCCGTTCATGAGGCTCGACGACCCGGCTGTGCGGGAGGCTGTGGGGGACCCCACTGGCACACTTTCCGGGGCAGAAGTAATGACCAAGCTGAGACAGATGAAGAACTCTATGTAA
- the WHI2 gene encoding Whi2p (similar to Saccharomyces cerevisiae WHI2 (YOR043W); ancestral locus Anc_5.639), which translates to MQNIITQVPQSGGGSGSPLLQDPRYGGDPNQNYYESGDDAYGSSLIHLNIQENHYFITRDQLMSLPESLLLCLFPSGVFLDRDGQIITNLTPEDEVYIVNFAPDCFEYIMEVFTKAHDDLVNHPVEKLFERSSSNNLVKSAKGFFGFGSGNSNNNSGTESISSGKAGEHDLLHQNPVIIVLREDLDYYCVPREKFEFEAAANPNLTQEQINDNNDDLLHHFMAQVKVAAGSYLSDKSSIFQGLFSSNRLKYQNYDIRKPVDARKEKKLGPAEQHLMDMLCSSGFDEKSQWGNRTQEGGKTVISSLSLCRLANETTQEFRDTLEEVKSQWLKERAIQLQNMEDNNANKLTPTSSSRSLKNYISGNNSNSNTVLTPMRSSATTTGITNNLASTTSNVITGTKGKEKRKSRLSALANNVRMQSQSRSNSQARAASNGSLGEMPRVYDLVPKPDINAKLLLFWRKPARKCWWGDEEIDLDVEIYGDWADKEHRTMRLKLPASADIETELNKVRVPVRLHIRRVWTLELSVIGVQ; encoded by the coding sequence ATGCAGAATATAATCACACAGGTGCCCCAGAGCGGCGGCGGGTCCGGGAGTCCGCTCCTGCAGGATCCACGGTACGGAGGGGATCCGAACCAGAACTATTACGAGAGCGGGGACGATGCGTACGGGAGTTCGCTGATCCATTTGAACATACAGGAGAACCACTACTTCATCACGCGGGACCAGTTGATGTCGTTGCCCGAATccctgctgctgtgtttGTTCCCCTCCGGTGTGTTTCTGGATAGGGATGGGCAAATCATCACGAATTTGACTCCAGAGGACGAGGTGTACATTGTCAATTTCGCACCGGACTGCTTCGAGTACATCATGGAGGTTTTCACGAAGGCGCACGACGACTTGGTGAACCACCCAGTagagaaactgtttgaaagGAGTAGTTCCAACAACTTGGTCAAGTCAGCGAAGGGGTTCTTCGGGTTTGGGAGCGGCAATagtaacaacaacagtggCACAGAATCCATCTCTTCAGGGAAGGCCGGCGAACACGACCTGTTGCACCAGAACCCGGTTATTATAGTGCTTCGCGAGGACCTGGACTACTACTGCGTTCCGCGGGAGAAGTTCGAATTTGAGGCCGCTGCGAACCCGAACTTGACGCAGGAGcagatcaacgacaacaatGACGACTTATTGCATCATTTCATGGCACAGGTGAAAGTAGCTGCGGGCAGTTACTTGAGCGACAAGAGTTCGATATTTCAGGGGCTCTTCTCGTCGAACAGACTGAAGTACCAGAACTACGATATCAGGAAACCTGTCGACGCGCggaaggagaagaaactggggCCAGCGGAACAGCACCTCATGGACATGCTTTGCTCGTCTGGGTTTGATGAGAAGTCACAGTGGGGGAACAGGACACAGGAGGGGGGCAAGACAGTGATCAGCTCTTTGTCCCTTTGTAGATTGGCCAACGAGACTACACAGGAATTCAGGGACACATTGGAGGAGGTTAAATCCCAGTGGCTCAAGGAACGTGCAATCCAACTCCAGAACATGGAGGACAACAACGCTAATAAATTGACCCCAACGTCCTCGTCAAGGTCCCTCAAAAACTACATATCGGGGAACAACAGTAACAGTAACACGGTGCTGACCCCGATGAGAAGTTCTGCCACTACGACAGGGATCACTAACAACTTAGCGTCGACGACAAGCAACGTCATCACGGGCACAAAGGGcaaggagaagaggaagtcTCGGCTGTCCGCGCTGGCGAACAACGTACGCATGCAGTCCCAATCGCGGAGCAACTCTCAGGCAAGAGCTGCAAGCAACGGTTCCCTCGGGGAGATGCCCAGAGTGTACGACCTGGTACCGAAACCGGATATAAACGCTaaactgctgctgttttgGAGGAAACCCGCTCGGAAGTGTTGGTGGGGAGATGAGGAGATAGACCTGGACGTGGAAATCTACGGGGATTGGGCCGATAAAGAGCATCGCACGATGCGGCTGAAACTGCCCGCCAGTGCAGACATAGAGACTGAACTGAACAAAGTACGCGTACCCGTACGACTACATATCCGTCGGGTGTGGACGTTAGAATTGAGTGTCATTGGTGTACAGTGA
- the CKB2 gene encoding casein kinase 2 regulatory subunit CKB2 (similar to Saccharomyces cerevisiae CKB2 (YOR039W); ancestral locus Anc_5.635), translating into MATNGTGMRPGETSTASVDQTMDDTDSSDYMDMWIDLFLGRKGNEYFCDIDPDYITDRFNLINLQKTVSKFTQVIQYIVDELDDNTLMNMSPTRAKQLDMDAAKFYGLVHARYIITIKGLQKMLAKYKDADFGRCPRVYCNFQPLLPVGLHDVPGMDCVKLYCPSCEDLYIPKSTRHSSIDGAYFGTSFPGMFLQAFPDIVPKHPTKRYVPKIFGFELHKQAQLARWQELQRLKLEKKLKGLSIDLSKSGGYK; encoded by the coding sequence ATGGCTACGAACGGTACGGGGATGAGGCCCGGCGAAACCAGCACGGCGAGTGTGGACCAGACAATGGATGACACGGATTCGTCAGATTACATGGATATGTGGATTGACTTGTTTCTTGGGAGGAAGGGGAACGAGTACTTCTGCGACATAGATCCGGATTACATTACAGATCGGTTCAACCTGATCAATCTCCAGAAAACCGTTTCCAAGTTTACGCAGGTTATCCAATACATCGTTGACGAGCTCGATGACAACACACTGATGAACATGTCCCCCACGCGGGCAAAACAACTGGACATGGATGCAGCCAAGTTCTACGGGTTAGTCCATGCACGCTACATTATCACGATCAAGGGGTTACAGAAAATGCTGGCCAAGTACAAGGACGCTGATTTCGGTAGATGCCCCAGAGTATACTGCAATTTCCAACCTCTTTTGCCCGTTGGACTGCACGACGTCCCTGGGATGGACTGTGTGAAGTTGTACTGTCCAAGCTGTGAGGATCTGTACATCCCAAAATCAACAAGACACAGCTCTATAGACGGTGCCTATTTTGGCACGTCATTCCCGGGGATGTTTCTACAAGCGTTCCCAGATATCGTACCAAAGCACCCAACAAAAAGATACGTCCCCAAGATATTCGGATTTGAATTGCATAAACAGGCTCAACTGGCCCGCTGGCAGGAGTTGCAGCGCTTGAAACTagagaagaaactgaaggGGCTCAGCATCGACCTAAGCAAATCAGGAGGCTACAAATAA
- the TOM6 gene encoding Tom6p (similar to Saccharomyces cerevisiae TOM6 (YOR045W); ancestral locus Anc_5.641) gives MSAMFGMPGLGDAGAAPKQPKSKFEQFKETPAYTVLLNGTLFVAGICFIQSPLMEMLAPQL, from the coding sequence ATGTCTGCAATGTTTGGAATGCCAGGTTTGGGTGATGCGGGTGCTGCCCCAAAGCAACCCAAGAGCAAATTCGAGCAGTTCAAGGAAACCCCCGCGTACACTGTGTTATTGAACGGTACCCTTTTCGTTGCTGGGATATGTTTCATCCAGTCTCCACTGATGGAAATGTTGGCCCCACAACTATGA
- the CYC2 gene encoding oxidoreductase (similar to Saccharomyces cerevisiae CYC2 (YOR037W); ancestral locus Anc_5.632), protein MSFPRSVFNTQFKRLYSFFPRRIPTKNRSKYLVTISGVTVAGAYFYIENKRRPKYPVELCPEYFTKYKITKRIDIDRHHYLLELTPLIPQANNIWEQVNARKLWSVEVKQPELMVVRNYTPLPLKFTEDDTLKQLEAGQNNHGKLIFYMKNYDEGEVAKWIRSLPQNHQVDIRGPFVEYEIPKGVNVINFFTAGTGLVSALQVMLNTSAPYTSTMHVFHSCKQSKELGPLFGILQDLQKNNPFFTYTMFDSSKHTDIRSQWKTFELLVPSATKIRGGVSLVCGPEDYITAIAGRKLVPLQGPIGGILKQKGWTNDNAFKLS, encoded by the coding sequence ATGTCATTTCCTAGGAGTGTATTCAACACTCAATTCAAAAGACTATACAGCTTTTTTCCGAGACGAATTCCCACCAAGAACCGATCGAAATATCTAGTTACCATTTCTGGTGTTACTGTCGCAGGTGCGTACTTCTACATTGAAAACAAACGCAGGCCTAAATATCCAGTAGAACTATGCCCCGAGTATTTCACCAAATACAAAATTACGAAAAGAATTGACATTGATCGGCATCATTACCTCTTGGAACTAACTCCTTTAATACCGCAGGCAAATAACATCTGGGAGCAGGTAAATGCCCGCAAACTATGGTCTGTTGAAGTTAAACAACCAGAGCTGATGGTAGTGAGAAACTATACACCATTGCCTCTTAAGTTTACAGAGGATGATACGCTAAAGCAACTGGAGGCCGGTCAGAACAACCATGGGAAATTGATCTTTTACATGAAAAACTATGATGAGGGTGAAGTGGCAAAATGGATACGTTCCCTACCTCAAAATCATCAAGTTGATATAAGAGGTCCCTTCGTTGAATACGAAATACCGAAAGGTGTCAACGTGATCAACTTTTTCACTGCGGGTACAGGCCTTGTAAGTGCATTGCAGGTAATGTTGAATACGTCGGCTCCTTATACTTCTACGATGCATGTTTTCCATTCGTGTAAGCAATCCAAAGAATTGGGTCCACTCTTCGGCATACTCCAAGACCTCCAGAAAAACAATCCCTTTTTTACATATACCATGTTTGATTCCTCGAAGCACACAGATATCAGATCACAATGGAAGACATTCGAACTATTGGTTCCGAGCGCTACCAAGATAAGGGGCGGGGTTTCTTTGGTATGTGGACCAGAGGATTATATAACAGCAATAGCCGGTAGAAAACTAGTCCCACTGCAAGGTCCTATTGGCGGAATCTTGAAACAAAAGGGCTGGACAAACGACAATGCGTTCAAACTTTCTTGA
- the HIR2 gene encoding Hir2p (similar to Saccharomyces cerevisiae HIR2 (YOR038C); ancestral locus Anc_5.634), with protein MRLLKYPLELAKGETLVALCSIEGKLLVLTTAGHVIVWVQSELVDTAFDRLSVKDLRRQKVLSVGEIDFQEGRAQDFAFICGHDDTLFVSSERAVFKLKHWEAKEQVQKVFHSVPTPSSAITDVKLDPTNGILFVLCSNPNCVTMYDSKDGRKIQQIALDESVTPITCVTDPSGGIFTIFTLDRSILVYQYAKTGAYKLLNKLNQFVQVHPLHYHISMPPQGNYIPVVNSVRGTSSTSVTATVLLDRNDSYKIASTIVSPSASTCKVVAYSPAVYEKTNAKKGIKSRYNLLATSGTTAGTILVWNTRRMRPLFNAVQVSKSPINDMIWSEQGFTLFGVSDDNVLYTFAFQQNDLGESLPHDTVVQLQKENKPLPILDSTEVTTKVKEEEGVSNGTKGLPALTNGLSKATVLPAGEKTKKTMEHRDSKSQTPDTTPPKPASIPGVKVTQSTSMEFNMPSYSVPKDLKRKPKETANGEIIPKRQKHELEPMDFLDTGLILPNVSFSRIRLMTPKIRLNFKYTSPTNSDLQLDIKNGTGNEQKPTIVTLRSKVPEQEGQLFQDFIPKFITMCTSGDFFWACCSEDGTVYVYSDAGKRLLPPLILGVSISFLEASANHLLCVTCLGELYCWNIKKGAINFPVTSVFPVLNPSLRYADEVLTRAENITMCAVTNNGIPLLTLSNGDGYLFDKDMDTWLLISDSWWAYGSQYWDMNNTSTLGIDTANTAADDNNKSNKNWNSADIQNLVRNVKSDTSSIVNHIERKTNDELNRKSRLKNLQRFARAILMKEGFENMEEIVTLSHLENRILVSLKLEEGKEFSNLIIVYCIRLGELGYDDRLDDVLQWLYNEGELEEELLTGVARKETMKDILMACAKIRHVQRVTTTYATALGIVTDET; from the coding sequence ATGAGATTGCTGAAGTACCCTCTGGAGCTGGCAAAGGGCGAGACGCTGGTGGCACTCTGCTCGATAGAGGGGAAGCTGCTAGTGCTGACAACCGCCGGTCACGTGATAGTGTGGGTACAGAGTGAGCTGGTCGACACGGCATTCGATAGGCTCTCCGTCAAGGATCTCAGGAGACAGAAGGTGTTGTCTGTTGGTGAGATTGACTTCCAGGAAGGAAGAGCGCAAGATTTCGCGTTTATCTGCGGCCATGACGACACCCTATTCGTCTCTTCGGAGCGTGCGgttttcaaattgaagcACTGGGAAGCGAAAGAACAAGTGCAGAAGGTGTTCCACAGTGTACCGACCCCGTCGTCTGCTATTACTGACGTTAAATTGGACCCAACGAATGGAATTTTGTTTGTTCTATGCAGCAATCCAAACTGTGTTACAATGTACGATTCTAAAGATGGACGGAAAATACAACAGATTGCATTGGACGAGTCTGTGACGCCGATAACGTGTGTGACAGATCCATCGGGGGGGATATTTACCATATTCACCTTGGATAGAAGCATACTAGTGTACCAGTATGCGAAGACTGGCGCTTATAAATTATTGAACAAGTTAAACCAGTTTGTGCAAGTTCACCCTTTGCACTACCATATCTCAATGCCTCCTCAGGGGAATTACATACCCGTGGTGAACTCTGTTAGGGGCACGTCGTCCACTTCCGTGACGGCTACGGTTTTGCTCGATAGAAACGACAGTTACAAAATAGCAAGCACGATCGTATCCCCCTCCGCCAGCACATGCAAAGTGGTCGCCTACTCACCAGCAGTTTACGAAAAGACAAACGCGAAAAAGGGTATCAAATCGAGGTACAATCTGCTGGCGACCTCCGGTACCACTGCGGGTACAATCCTTGTATGGAACACCAGGAGAATGAGACCTCTGTTCAACGCCGTGCAAGTGTCGAAATCTCCAATTAATGACATGATATGGTCCGAACAAGGGTTCACACTATTTGGAGTCTCAGACGATAATGTGTTATACACTTTTGCATTCCAACAGAACGACCTTGGTGAGTCCCTACCGCATGATACAGTAGTACAAttacagaaagaaaataaaccGTTACCAATTTTGGACTCTACAGAAGTCACCACAAAAgtgaaggaggaagaaggtGTGAGCAATGGGACTAAGGGGCTACCCGCTTTGACGAATGGCCTTTCCAAAGCAACTGTTCTACCTGCTGGTgaaaaaaccaagaaaacGATGGAACATCGGGATTCAAAGTCTCAAACACCAGACACGACACCGCCAAAACCTGCCAGCATCCCAGGCGTTAAAGTCACTCAAAGCACGTCGATGGAATTTAACATGCCCTCATATAGTGTCCCTAAGGATCTGAAACGTAAGCCCAAGGAAACCGCTAACGGTGAGATAATACCGAAAAGGCAGAAACACGAGTTGGAACCAATGGATTTCCTAGATACAGGTCTGATTCTACCAAATGTATCGTTTTCAAGGATCCGGCTAATGACACCTAAAATCCGCCTGAATTTCAAGTACACCTCCCCTACAAACTCAGACTTGCAACTCGACATCAAGAACGGTACTGGGAACGAACAAAAGCCAACGATAGTCACCCTAAGATCCAAAGTTCCAGAACAAGAGGGTCAGCTGTTCCAAGATTTCATCCCCAAGTTCATAACAATGTGTACGTCTGGTGACTTCTTTTGGGCTTGCTGTTCAGAAGATGGTACAGTGTACGTGTATTCGGACGCGGGCAAAAGACTACTACCCCCATTAATATTGGGTGTCTCTATAAGTTTTTTGGAGGCGAGTGCAAATCATCTGCTCTGTGTTACGTGCTTGGGTGAGTTGTATTGTTGGAACATAAAGAAGGGAGCGATAAATTTCCCCGTGACGTCTGTCTTCCCCGTTTTGAATCCATCTCTTCGGTACGCAGACGAAGTTTTGACAAGAGCGGAAAATATAACGATGTGTGCAGTGACAAACAACGGAATACCCCTTTTAACGTTGAGTAACGGTGATGGTTATCTTTTTGATAAAGATATGGACACCTGGCTACTGATTAGTGACAGTTGGTGGGCGTACGGCTCTCAATACTGGGACATGAACAACACGTCCACTTTGGGGATTGACACTGCGAACACTGCCGCCGACGACAACAATAAAAGTAACAAGAATTGGAATTCTGCTGACATACAGAATCTGGTAAGGAACGTGAAAAGCGATACCTCTAGCATTGTCAACCATATAGAGCGCAAGACGAACGATGAATTGAACCGGAAAAGCCGGCTCAAAAATTTGCAACGATTTGCTAGGGCAATTCTGATGAAAGAAGGATTCGAAAACATGGAGGAAATAGTAACGTTGTCACATCTGGAGAATAGAATATTGGTGTCCCTAAAACTAGAGGAGGGAAAGGAATTTTCCAACTTAATTATCGTATACTGCATTAGACTAGGAGAGCTGGGTTATGATGATAGATTAGATGATGTATTGCAGTGGCTCTACAACGAAggagaacttgaagaagagctACTTACTGGTGTGGCTAGGAAGGAGACAATGAAAGATATATTGATGGCGTGTGCAAAGATTAGACACGTACAGAGGGTGACCACGACATATGCGACTGCACTTGGTATAGTCACGGATGAAACCTAA